The proteins below come from a single Saccharophagus degradans 2-40 genomic window:
- a CDS encoding DmsC/YnfH family molybdoenzyme membrane anchor subunit, with protein MIPTRADEPEYAKLKDPVTAETSRYGTPIKLTPVGDNGVSLRVNGDCGIGDNPNRTKQHAFHFTADNCIGCHACEAACSEKNDLPPHLSFRSVGYVEGGSYPNFTRMNISMACNHCEEPVCLKGCPTRAYTKHPEYGAVIQDPDICFGCGYCTWVCPYNAPQLDPVAGQVEKCNMCVDRLEVGLKPACVSACVGNALNFGVVENTPENREQIETQIPGFPDPSITRPNIRFQQVKTMPREVTRTDSMPVKYHKSNVDGKYKPIVDQKNGVEKSWNVGRLSSRENPLVIFTLVTQAAIGLFGVNFLGSLFGIEAFTNIANSVMYVPLVIVALGLAALGLFMSTTHLGKPLRFYRGFNNWRHSPVSREGLGVVVFMTFAGLHMLAKMPENAIVQSIIGELAIPGLATFAKVTGVLGVVGSLGGLYYMYRCYRIKARPYWNHWQTGTSFVGMALTLGSLVAAVLTVPYFAITGGDYVAVLQALAPALVAGLVLEGIGLIGHAKGMTDAEHEGTVSHYIQCTTFGKSYILRNCLIPLNALAAVALAVSGLDGWLGLMLWSGLALSLVVSALIGRALFYVLVVPTTMPGAFFWKNKGFEDHAREIGLAANPAVGVAMHTH; from the coding sequence ATGATTCCAACAAGAGCTGACGAACCCGAATACGCAAAATTAAAAGACCCAGTAACGGCCGAAACAAGCCGTTACGGTACGCCAATTAAACTTACGCCCGTTGGCGATAACGGCGTAAGTTTACGAGTAAATGGCGATTGCGGCATTGGCGACAACCCTAACCGCACCAAGCAACACGCGTTTCACTTTACTGCAGATAACTGTATTGGTTGTCACGCATGTGAAGCAGCATGTAGCGAGAAAAACGATTTGCCACCGCATTTAAGCTTCCGCTCGGTAGGTTATGTAGAAGGGGGGAGTTACCCCAACTTTACGCGCATGAATATATCTATGGCGTGTAACCACTGTGAAGAGCCGGTGTGTTTAAAAGGCTGCCCAACGCGCGCCTACACCAAGCACCCAGAATACGGTGCAGTAATTCAAGACCCAGATATATGCTTTGGTTGTGGCTATTGTACTTGGGTATGCCCATACAACGCCCCGCAATTAGACCCAGTAGCAGGGCAAGTAGAAAAATGTAACATGTGTGTAGACCGCCTAGAAGTTGGCTTGAAGCCAGCGTGCGTATCTGCATGTGTGGGTAACGCGCTTAACTTTGGTGTGGTAGAAAACACCCCAGAAAATCGCGAACAAATAGAAACACAAATACCGGGCTTTCCAGATCCATCTATTACGCGCCCCAATATTCGCTTCCAGCAAGTGAAAACAATGCCGCGCGAAGTTACCCGTACCGACTCCATGCCAGTGAAATATCACAAGAGCAACGTGGACGGTAAGTACAAACCTATTGTGGATCAGAAAAACGGCGTAGAAAAATCGTGGAACGTTGGTCGCTTGTCGTCGCGCGAAAATCCACTGGTTATTTTTACCTTGGTTACCCAAGCGGCAATAGGTTTGTTTGGTGTTAATTTCTTAGGTAGTTTGTTTGGTATAGAAGCCTTCACCAATATTGCCAACTCGGTAATGTATGTGCCGTTGGTAATAGTGGCCTTAGGTTTGGCTGCGCTAGGCTTGTTTATGTCTACCACCCACTTGGGCAAACCGTTGCGTTTTTATCGTGGGTTTAACAACTGGCGTCATTCGCCTGTTAGCCGCGAAGGGTTAGGTGTAGTGGTGTTTATGACCTTTGCAGGTTTACACATGCTTGCCAAAATGCCAGAAAACGCCATTGTGCAATCCATTATTGGTGAGCTAGCCATACCCGGCTTGGCAACCTTTGCCAAAGTAACGGGCGTATTGGGCGTAGTGGGTAGTTTGGGCGGCTTGTATTACATGTACCGTTGCTACCGCATTAAAGCGCGTCCGTACTGGAACCACTGGCAAACCGGCACAAGCTTTGTAGGTATGGCATTAACCCTTGGTAGCTTAGTCGCGGCAGTCTTAACCGTACCTTACTTTGCCATTACCGGTGGCGATTACGTAGCAGTGCTACAGGCACTTGCGCCAGCATTGGTAGCGGGCTTGGTATTAGAAGGCATAGGCTTAATAGGCCACGCCAAAGGCATGACCGACGCAGAGCACGAAGGCACTGTATCGCACTATATACAATGCACCACCTTTGGTAAGTCGTATATTTTGCGTAACTGTTTAATACCTCTAAACGCATTGGCAGCGGTTGCCCTTGCGGTATCGGGCTTAGATGGTTGGTTAGGTTTAATGCTGTGGTCTGGTTTGGCGCTATCGCTAGTTGTAAGCGCATTAATTGGCCGCGCACTGTTCTATGTACTAGTAGTGCCAACCACTATGCCTGGCGCCTTCTTCTGGAAGAACAAAGGCTTCGAAGATCACGCCCGCGAAATAGGCCTAGCGGCCAACCCTGCGGTAGGTGTGGCGATGCATACTCACTAG
- a CDS encoding molybdopterin oxidoreductase family protein codes for MLFGRRKKNPIVIRDKGVTEWKYATCGYCSVGCSIEIGVNKEGTPVTTRGVGGADVNRGKLCIKGLTEAQIFQAAGRGAEPKIRNKTFEDWQITDWDTALDKTAAEFKRIQEKYGRDSVAVISTGQIMTEEFYTLGKLVRGVIGTNNYDGNTTLCMASAVSGYKRSFGSDGPPGCYEDFEHTDCLLAFGSNLCEQHPIIYWRLKEALEKRKFPVIVVDPRVTMFAQFADIHLPITPGTDLVLLNSLAHVILKEGLADQEYIERCCSGYEDFAAEVEKFDPTSAAKICGIDEDTIRHVARLYAKAGAAMSIWTMGINQSTHGSDGVCGINNLNLITGNIGKPGGTSLSITGQCNAMGTREWSSCSGLPGYRALENAEHREEIGKFWGVDPEFFPKKRGLFQTDIFPAIETGQIKALWVVATNPMTSMPNSARIRKTMEKLEFCVVQDSYEDVETAQYAHVYLPGSVWAEKKGCFTNTERRVNITTPVMAPYGNSKPDVWIFSQMAKRWEQGAKMSFPLDTADVFDEMKQLSKGDHRILDISGMSHELIEQKRGIQWPMREGDSEGTQRLYADGKFCYPDGKAKLMAMPWVDNNEVPDEDYPFWMNSGRVVEHFHTRTKTGKVGNCNKFSPTPYMEMNPDAAEELGIKHMSYVRLVSRRGDAVVMVQLTHRVAFNAVFIPFHFHDCVNRLSLGLLDPYSRQPAFKQCTVRIEHVDQKEAAKLNVEMRAF; via the coding sequence ATGCTATTTGGTCGTAGAAAAAAGAATCCAATCGTCATTAGAGATAAGGGCGTAACCGAGTGGAAATATGCCACTTGCGGTTACTGCTCTGTAGGTTGCTCTATAGAAATTGGCGTAAATAAAGAGGGTACACCTGTTACTACCCGCGGTGTGGGTGGGGCAGATGTAAACCGAGGTAAGCTCTGCATTAAAGGGCTTACCGAAGCGCAAATATTCCAAGCGGCTGGCCGTGGGGCAGAGCCAAAAATTCGAAATAAAACATTCGAAGATTGGCAAATAACCGATTGGGATACAGCGCTGGATAAAACCGCAGCAGAATTCAAACGTATCCAAGAAAAATACGGGCGCGATTCTGTAGCTGTTATTTCTACCGGCCAAATAATGACCGAAGAGTTTTACACTCTAGGTAAATTAGTGCGTGGTGTTATTGGTACCAACAATTACGATGGCAACACCACATTGTGTATGGCGTCTGCGGTATCGGGCTACAAGCGTTCATTTGGGTCCGACGGCCCTCCAGGTTGTTACGAAGATTTCGAGCACACCGATTGCTTGTTAGCGTTTGGTTCGAACCTGTGTGAGCAGCACCCCATTATTTACTGGCGTTTAAAAGAAGCGCTAGAAAAACGTAAATTCCCAGTAATTGTTGTCGACCCGCGCGTAACCATGTTTGCGCAATTTGCCGATATTCATTTGCCAATTACACCAGGTACAGACTTGGTGCTATTAAACAGCTTGGCACATGTAATATTAAAAGAGGGCCTAGCAGACCAAGAATATATAGAGCGTTGCTGTAGCGGTTACGAAGACTTTGCTGCAGAAGTAGAAAAGTTTGATCCAACATCGGCCGCAAAAATTTGTGGTATTGATGAAGACACCATTCGTCACGTTGCGCGCTTATATGCAAAAGCTGGCGCGGCTATGTCTATATGGACAATGGGTATCAACCAATCTACCCACGGTTCCGACGGTGTGTGCGGTATTAATAACCTTAACTTAATTACCGGCAATATAGGCAAGCCCGGCGGTACTAGTTTATCTATTACTGGTCAGTGTAACGCGATGGGCACGCGTGAGTGGTCTTCGTGCTCTGGCTTGCCTGGTTACCGCGCGCTAGAAAATGCCGAGCACCGCGAAGAAATAGGCAAGTTTTGGGGCGTAGACCCAGAGTTCTTCCCTAAAAAGCGCGGCTTGTTCCAAACGGATATTTTTCCCGCTATCGAAACCGGTCAAATTAAAGCGTTATGGGTGGTTGCAACAAACCCAATGACCTCTATGCCTAACTCTGCGCGTATTCGTAAAACCATGGAGAAACTAGAGTTTTGCGTAGTGCAAGATTCCTACGAAGACGTAGAAACCGCGCAATACGCGCACGTGTATTTACCCGGCTCGGTATGGGCAGAGAAAAAAGGCTGTTTTACTAACACCGAGCGCCGCGTAAACATTACTACACCGGTAATGGCGCCGTACGGTAACTCCAAGCCAGATGTGTGGATATTCTCGCAAATGGCAAAACGTTGGGAGCAGGGCGCGAAAATGAGCTTCCCGCTAGACACTGCCGATGTGTTTGATGAAATGAAACAGTTATCCAAGGGTGATCATCGCATATTGGATATATCTGGTATGAGCCACGAACTAATCGAGCAAAAGCGCGGTATTCAATGGCCAATGCGCGAAGGCGATAGCGAAGGTACACAGCGCTTATACGCCGACGGCAAATTCTGTTACCCAGACGGCAAAGCAAAATTAATGGCCATGCCTTGGGTGGATAACAACGAAGTACCCGACGAAGATTATCCATTTTGGATGAACAGTGGTCGCGTGGTTGAGCATTTCCATACCCGAACTAAAACGGGCAAGGTGGGCAACTGTAATAAATTTAGCCCAACCCCATATATGGAAATGAACCCAGATGCTGCCGAAGAGTTGGGCATAAAGCATATGAGTTATGTGCGTTTGGTATCGCGTCGTGGTGATGCCGTGGTAATGGTGCAATTAACTCATCGCGTAGCATTCAACGCAGTGTTTATTCCATTCCACTTCCACGATTGTGTAAACCGTTTGTCTCTTGGCTTGCTAGACCCATACTCGCGTCAGCCAGCGTTTAAGCAGTGCACTGTTCGCATTGAGCATGTAGACCAAAAAGAAGCGGCCAAACTAAACGTAGAAATGCGTGCATTCTAA
- the nirD gene encoding nitrite reductase small subunit NirD has protein sequence MSDLNWETVCDASDLLPEIGARALLGKDQVAMFRIKDKLFAVNAIDPFTNAAVLARGIVGSLKNQIVVASPLLKQHFNLETGSCLEDETVSIKTYAIRENDGKIQLALK, from the coding sequence ATGTCAGATTTAAATTGGGAAACAGTTTGTGATGCCAGTGACCTGCTGCCAGAAATTGGTGCGCGCGCATTGCTAGGTAAAGATCAAGTTGCAATGTTTCGTATTAAAGACAAGTTGTTTGCGGTAAACGCTATCGACCCCTTTACCAATGCGGCAGTGCTAGCGCGCGGTATTGTTGGTTCGCTAAAAAATCAAATAGTCGTGGCCTCGCCACTGCTAAAGCAGCACTTTAATTTAGAAACCGGTAGCTGCTTAGAAGACGAAACAGTAAGCATTAAAACGTACGCAATCCGTGAAAATGACGGAAAAATTCAACTAGCGTTGAAATAA
- the nirB gene encoding nitrite reductase large subunit NirB, with the protein MSKQRIVVVGNGMVGHKFIENLLAHEKADDYEIVAFSEEPRLAYDRVQLSKYFSGSTAEDLMLTSEDFYKENGVNYVLNEKVTAVKHDENKVVVASGKEIAYDKLILATGSFPFVPPIPGKDQPHCLVYRTIEDLEAITASAKESKVGVVVGGGLLGLEAGNALQNLGLEVHVVEFAPRLMAVQLDEGGGNLLRKKIEALGVNVHTEKNTQEIVAGETCRYRMNFADGSHLETDMILFSAGIRPQDELARNNDVLEIGERGGIVINNNCQTNIENIYAIGECALWDGKIFGLVAPGYQMSKVAISHITGGEDQFTGADMSTKLKLLGVDVASVGDAQGRTPGCLSYVYQDGVADVYKRIIVNAEKTRLLGAVLVGDVEAYGTLQQMYVNEMDLPEMPEAMILPSIDGSAASAGMGVDALPEGAIICSCNDVTKGQICCAVQDGSVTIGDIKANTKAGTSCGGCVALATQVMNSELTKLGVEVITDLCEHFAHTRQELHHIVRVEKIKTFGELIEKHGTGLGCDICKPTAASIFASVWNEYVLENQHAGLQDTNDHFMANMQKNGTYSIVPRVAGGEITPEKLIVLGQVAQKYKLYTKITGGQRIDLFGAQQHELPLIWKELVDAGFETGHAYGKSLRTVKSCVGSTWCRYGMLDSVGMAIRLEDRYKGLRSPHKIKFAVSGCTRECAEAQSKDVGVIATETGWSLYLCGNGGMKPRHADLFATGLDDETLIKYIDRFLMFYVRTADRLQRTSVWMDNLEGGLDYLKSVVIDDKLNVNAELESEMALVIDTYQCEWKTTIEDPEKLKRFRTFVNSDEKDNTVVFVEEREQIRPATEEERVRFVNAEEVAEIA; encoded by the coding sequence ATGAGTAAGCAAAGAATAGTCGTTGTTGGCAACGGCATGGTAGGTCACAAATTTATTGAAAACCTTTTGGCACACGAAAAAGCAGACGATTATGAAATTGTTGCGTTTTCTGAAGAGCCACGTCTAGCCTACGACCGCGTACAGCTAAGCAAATACTTCTCTGGCTCTACCGCCGAAGATTTAATGCTTACATCGGAAGATTTCTACAAAGAAAATGGCGTTAACTACGTTTTAAACGAAAAAGTAACCGCTGTTAAGCACGACGAAAACAAAGTTGTAGTAGCAAGCGGTAAAGAAATCGCTTACGACAAATTAATACTTGCTACTGGTTCTTTCCCGTTTGTTCCACCTATTCCTGGTAAAGATCAGCCGCACTGCTTGGTGTATCGCACCATTGAAGATTTGGAAGCCATTACTGCATCTGCAAAAGAAAGTAAGGTTGGTGTAGTAGTAGGTGGTGGTTTGCTAGGTTTAGAAGCCGGTAATGCCCTGCAAAACCTTGGTTTAGAAGTTCACGTTGTTGAATTCGCGCCACGCTTAATGGCTGTGCAGTTAGACGAAGGCGGCGGTAACTTACTGCGTAAAAAGATTGAAGCATTGGGTGTAAATGTACACACCGAAAAAAATACTCAAGAAATTGTAGCCGGTGAAACCTGTCGCTACCGTATGAACTTTGCGGATGGCTCGCACCTAGAAACCGATATGATTTTGTTCTCTGCGGGTATTCGCCCGCAAGATGAACTTGCTCGCAATAACGACGTGTTAGAAATTGGTGAGCGCGGCGGTATTGTGATTAACAACAACTGCCAAACAAACATTGAAAACATTTATGCCATTGGTGAATGTGCATTGTGGGACGGAAAAATATTCGGTCTTGTGGCGCCTGGTTACCAAATGTCTAAAGTGGCTATTTCGCACATCACTGGCGGCGAAGATCAGTTCACCGGCGCAGATATGAGCACCAAACTTAAGTTGCTTGGCGTAGATGTGGCGAGCGTAGGTGATGCACAAGGTCGCACGCCAGGTTGCTTAAGCTATGTATACCAAGATGGTGTAGCCGACGTATACAAGCGCATTATTGTAAACGCAGAAAAAACCCGCCTGTTGGGCGCGGTATTGGTAGGCGATGTAGAAGCCTACGGTACATTGCAGCAAATGTACGTAAACGAAATGGATTTGCCAGAAATGCCCGAGGCCATGATTCTGCCGTCTATTGATGGCAGCGCTGCTTCTGCGGGCATGGGGGTAGATGCATTACCCGAAGGCGCCATTATTTGTAGCTGTAATGATGTTACTAAAGGCCAGATTTGCTGCGCAGTACAAGATGGCTCTGTAACTATTGGCGATATAAAAGCTAACACCAAAGCGGGTACTAGCTGTGGTGGTTGTGTGGCCTTGGCTACCCAAGTAATGAACTCTGAATTAACCAAGCTTGGTGTAGAAGTAATTACTGACTTGTGTGAGCACTTTGCCCACACTCGCCAAGAGCTACACCACATTGTGCGCGTAGAAAAAATTAAAACCTTTGGCGAGCTTATTGAAAAGCACGGTACAGGTTTAGGTTGTGACATATGTAAGCCTACTGCGGCCTCTATTTTTGCAAGTGTTTGGAACGAATATGTATTAGAAAACCAGCACGCAGGTTTGCAAGACACTAACGATCACTTTATGGCAAACATGCAAAAGAACGGTACTTACTCCATTGTGCCGCGTGTAGCGGGTGGTGAAATTACCCCAGAAAAATTGATTGTGTTAGGTCAAGTTGCTCAAAAATATAAGTTGTATACCAAAATTACTGGCGGTCAGCGTATCGACTTGTTCGGCGCGCAACAGCACGAGCTGCCATTAATTTGGAAAGAGTTAGTAGATGCAGGTTTTGAAACGGGCCACGCTTACGGTAAATCTTTACGTACGGTTAAATCGTGTGTTGGTTCTACTTGGTGTCGTTACGGCATGCTAGATAGCGTTGGCATGGCTATACGTTTGGAAGACCGCTACAAAGGTTTGCGTTCACCACACAAAATTAAATTTGCTGTTTCTGGTTGCACCCGTGAGTGTGCCGAAGCGCAAAGTAAAGATGTGGGTGTAATTGCTACCGAAACCGGTTGGAGCCTATACCTGTGCGGTAACGGCGGTATGAAGCCTCGCCACGCAGACTTGTTTGCAACCGGCCTAGACGACGAAACCTTAATTAAATATATCGATCGCTTCTTGATGTTTTACGTGCGCACCGCAGACCGCTTGCAACGTACGTCTGTATGGATGGATAACCTAGAAGGCGGTTTAGACTACCTAAAATCTGTAGTTATTGACGATAAGTTAAATGTAAACGCAGAGCTAGAAAGCGAAATGGCATTGGTAATAGATACCTACCAGTGTGAGTGGAAAACAACAATTGAAGACCCAGAGAAACTTAAGCGTTTCCGTACCTTTGTTAACAGCGATGAGAAAGATAACACCGTTGTATTTGTTGAAGAGCGCGAGCAAATTCGCCCGGCAACAGAAGAAGAGCGCGTACGTTTTGTAAATGCCGAAGAAGTGGCTGAAATAGCTTAA
- the cobA gene encoding uroporphyrinogen-III C-methyltransferase: MSNSKPGKVWLVGAGPGDPDLLTVKALRVIQNADLVLFDNLVSQEIRALFPKSVPAFYVGKCKDNHSIAQKDLNSLLVKKAAKGLNVVRIKGGDPFVFGRGGEELLTLIKAGVDAEVVPGITSASGCTTAAGIPLTHRGLAQGCTFVTAHAETELSVDWNALAQINHTLVFYMGVSRAEMIASNLLKAGLSAATPVAIIENGCRENQREVIGQIKDLVSLVANNNVQSPALIVVGEVVSLANDLNPELRAAVSAETLNQHVA, encoded by the coding sequence ATGTCTAATTCAAAACCTGGCAAAGTATGGTTAGTAGGCGCCGGCCCCGGTGACCCAGATTTACTAACTGTAAAAGCGCTTCGAGTTATACAGAATGCAGACCTTGTGTTATTCGATAACCTCGTAAGCCAAGAAATTCGAGCTTTATTCCCTAAATCTGTGCCGGCCTTTTATGTAGGTAAGTGCAAAGATAATCACAGCATCGCACAAAAAGATTTAAACAGCTTGCTCGTTAAAAAAGCGGCCAAGGGTTTGAATGTTGTGCGCATTAAAGGCGGCGACCCCTTCGTGTTTGGTCGTGGCGGCGAAGAGTTACTTACCCTTATTAAAGCCGGAGTAGATGCCGAGGTTGTACCTGGTATTACATCTGCTTCTGGTTGCACAACCGCTGCAGGTATACCGCTTACTCATCGCGGTTTGGCGCAAGGCTGCACTTTTGTAACAGCACATGCAGAAACAGAGTTATCCGTAGACTGGAACGCGCTAGCGCAAATTAATCATACGCTTGTTTTTTACATGGGTGTGAGTCGCGCAGAAATGATCGCCAGCAACCTATTAAAAGCCGGCTTAAGTGCCGCAACGCCAGTGGCCATTATCGAAAATGGCTGTCGTGAAAACCAGCGCGAAGTAATCGGCCAAATAAAAGATTTGGTATCGCTGGTAGCAAACAACAACGTTCAATCGCCTGCTCTCATTGTAGTAGGTGAGGTTGTTTCTCTTGCAAATGATTTAAACCCCGAATTAAGAGCTGCTGTGTCAGCCGAAACACTGAATCAACACGTGGCCTAA